The following proteins come from a genomic window of Aquimarina sp. MAR_2010_214:
- a CDS encoding L-serine ammonia-lyase, protein MECISVFDMLKIGVGPSSSHTLGPWRAGRRWIAELKEQELFESVSTITIDLFGSLSLTGKGHATDIAVILGLYGYDPQTIDVSKINTIIDNLNTSKELFLNSEVYIPFDPETQIIFNREFKEFHPNGMTFHANLKDGNKVSSSFYSIGGGFVVKEERKRKEQKLTAFKQFPMPIHKATDLLEYCTSKNKKVSEIVLDNERSLHNDDEIDERIAQVWNVMLESMYTGCHTEGTLPGGLNVRRRAYDTHKKLIGNTPYTTPTEWIEAIRNTEVKFRQILKWVSCLALAVNEVNASLGRVVTAPTNGSAGVIPAVMMYYMVIENHDANFDDVKQFMLVAGEIGSLFKKGATISAAMGGCQAEIGVSSAMAAGALTELMGGTPEQVLMASEIAMEHHLGLTCDPIAGLVQIPCIERNAMGAIKAINACEMALDTNAANAKVPLDKVIETMWETAQDMNTKYKETSEGGLAVKVNLSDC, encoded by the coding sequence ATGGAATGCATTAGTGTTTTTGATATGCTGAAAATAGGCGTAGGCCCCTCAAGTTCACATACATTAGGCCCATGGCGGGCAGGAAGACGTTGGATCGCAGAATTAAAAGAACAAGAACTCTTTGAATCTGTTTCGACCATTACTATTGATCTTTTTGGATCATTATCTTTAACCGGAAAAGGGCATGCAACAGATATCGCTGTCATCCTAGGGTTATATGGCTATGATCCGCAAACCATAGATGTTTCCAAAATCAACACTATTATTGACAACCTTAATACTTCTAAGGAACTCTTTTTAAATAGTGAAGTTTACATACCTTTTGATCCCGAAACACAAATTATTTTTAATAGAGAATTCAAAGAATTTCATCCTAATGGCATGACTTTTCATGCCAATCTAAAAGATGGAAATAAAGTTTCTTCCTCTTTTTATTCTATCGGCGGAGGTTTTGTAGTAAAAGAAGAACGAAAGAGAAAAGAACAAAAGCTTACTGCTTTTAAACAATTCCCTATGCCTATCCATAAGGCAACCGATCTTTTGGAATATTGTACTTCAAAAAACAAAAAAGTATCTGAAATTGTTCTTGATAATGAGCGTTCACTGCATAATGATGATGAAATTGATGAAAGGATAGCTCAAGTGTGGAATGTAATGCTTGAGTCTATGTACACTGGATGCCATACAGAAGGTACTTTGCCTGGTGGATTGAATGTAAGGCGAAGAGCATATGATACTCATAAAAAATTAATAGGCAATACGCCATATACTACTCCAACAGAATGGATTGAAGCTATACGAAATACTGAAGTCAAATTTCGTCAAATATTAAAATGGGTATCATGTCTTGCTTTGGCAGTTAATGAGGTAAATGCATCTCTGGGTCGTGTAGTGACAGCCCCTACCAATGGAAGTGCTGGTGTTATACCGGCCGTAATGATGTACTATATGGTTATTGAAAATCATGATGCAAATTTTGATGATGTAAAACAATTCATGCTCGTCGCTGGAGAAATTGGCAGTCTTTTCAAAAAGGGCGCTACTATTTCTGCAGCTATGGGGGGATGCCAGGCAGAAATTGGTGTCTCATCTGCTATGGCGGCTGGAGCATTGACAGAACTCATGGGAGGCACTCCCGAACAAGTTCTAATGGCAAGTGAAATTGCAATGGAACATCATCTAGGACTAACATGTGATCCAATAGCTGGATTAGTACAGATTCCTTGTATCGAAAGAAATGCAATGGGAGCTATAAAGGCCATTAATGCTTGTGAAATGGCATTAGACACAAATGCTGCAAATGCCAAAGTTCCCTTAGATAAGGTGATCGAAACCATGTGGGAAACTGCTCAAGATATGAATACAAAATATAAAGAAACCAGTGAAGGTGGTTTGGCTGTAAAAGTAAATCTTAGTGATTGCTAA
- a CDS encoding nuclear transport factor 2 family protein gives MHKLLILVTLLISYTTFSQKDVSKENKNKYENEVKQTILEFFEGFHAGDTAKMKTTIDENIAVQTIVRTKEGEVKTVKTEVEKILTAIQNRPEEQKWDERLLAFKIDADSAIANAWTPYEFYVNDNFSHCGVNVFQLFNDGKRWKIIAIADTRFKEGCKQ, from the coding sequence ATGCATAAATTATTGATATTAGTTACTTTACTTATTTCATATACTACTTTTTCTCAGAAAGATGTTTCTAAAGAAAATAAAAACAAATATGAAAATGAAGTAAAGCAAACTATTTTGGAGTTCTTTGAAGGTTTTCACGCTGGTGATACAGCTAAAATGAAGACTACAATAGACGAAAATATTGCAGTACAGACGATAGTAAGAACCAAAGAAGGGGAGGTGAAGACAGTTAAAACTGAAGTAGAAAAAATTCTAACGGCTATACAAAATAGACCTGAAGAGCAAAAATGGGACGAACGATTGCTAGCTTTTAAAATTGACGCAGATTCTGCTATTGCAAATGCATGGACTCCATATGAGTTTTATGTCAACGATAATTTCAGTCATTGTGGAGTGAATGTATTTCAACTATTTAATGATGGTAAAAGGTGGAAAATTATTGCTATTGCTGATACCAGATTTAAAGAAGGGTGCAAGCAATGA
- the panB gene encoding 3-methyl-2-oxobutanoate hydroxymethyltransferase — protein sequence MSTAKKDYKRVTVKSLIEMKANLEKISMLTAYDYTMAKIVDGAGVDVILVGDSASNVMAGHETTLPITLDQMIYHASSVIRAIDRALIVVDLPFGSYQSDPKEALRSSIRIMKESGGHAVKLEGGKEVKESIKRILNAGIPVMGHLGLTPQSIYKFGTYTVRAKEEEEAQKLKQDALMLEKAGCFAIVLEKVPAKLAREVAESLTIPIIGIGAGNGVDGQVLVTHDMLGMTHEFNPRFLRRYLDLYTEMTNAFKQYVTDVKAVDFPNEDEQY from the coding sequence ATGTCTACAGCAAAAAAAGATTATAAGCGTGTTACAGTAAAATCTCTTATAGAGATGAAGGCTAACCTAGAGAAGATATCTATGCTAACCGCTTATGATTACACTATGGCCAAAATTGTTGATGGAGCTGGAGTGGATGTTATTCTTGTAGGTGATTCTGCCTCTAACGTAATGGCAGGTCATGAAACTACATTACCTATTACCTTAGATCAGATGATTTATCATGCATCTTCTGTAATTCGAGCAATTGATCGCGCATTGATTGTTGTCGACCTACCTTTTGGAAGCTATCAGAGTGATCCTAAAGAAGCTTTACGTTCTTCAATACGTATTATGAAAGAATCAGGCGGACATGCTGTAAAACTTGAAGGAGGTAAAGAAGTTAAGGAATCTATTAAAAGGATTCTTAATGCCGGTATTCCGGTTATGGGTCACCTTGGTCTTACTCCGCAATCTATATATAAATTCGGAACCTATACTGTACGGGCAAAAGAAGAAGAAGAAGCACAAAAATTAAAACAAGATGCTCTTATGCTTGAGAAAGCAGGATGTTTTGCAATTGTTCTTGAAAAAGTGCCTGCCAAATTGGCTAGAGAAGTAGCCGAAAGTCTTACTATTCCTATCATTGGTATTGGAGCAGGAAATGGTGTAGATGGGCAAGTGTTGGTAACTCATGATATGCTAGGAATGACTCACGAATTTAATCCTCGTTTTTTAAGACGTTATTTAGACTTATATACAGAAATGACTAATGCTTTTAAACAATATGTTACCGATGTGAAGGCTGTTGATTTCCCTAATGAAGATGAGCAATATTAA
- a CDS encoding RluA family pseudouridine synthase has protein sequence MTKKIISNKDNLQVLYEDNHIIIVNKRPGDIVQGDKTGDKPLNEVVKEYIAEKYNKPGAVYLGVVHRLDRPTSGIVVFARTSKALPRLNALFANKEAQKTYWAVVKDCPPKKHDNLTHWLKRNPKQNKSYAHTNEVPDSKKAVLEYQLIKKLDNYCLLEIDLHTGRHHQIRSQLSSIGCIIKGDLKYGADRSNKDGSIHLHARKLSFIHPVKKENISIIAPPPKDSIWNICY, from the coding sequence TTGACCAAAAAAATCATTTCAAATAAAGATAATCTACAGGTTCTCTATGAAGATAACCATATTATTATTGTCAACAAACGTCCAGGAGATATTGTACAAGGTGATAAGACAGGAGATAAACCTCTTAACGAAGTTGTCAAAGAGTATATTGCAGAAAAATATAATAAGCCAGGAGCAGTATACTTGGGTGTTGTCCATAGGTTAGATCGTCCTACAAGCGGAATTGTTGTTTTTGCAAGAACAAGTAAAGCCCTTCCTAGACTTAACGCATTATTTGCTAACAAAGAAGCTCAAAAAACATATTGGGCCGTGGTAAAGGATTGCCCACCAAAAAAACATGACAACTTAACACATTGGCTAAAACGTAATCCAAAACAAAATAAATCCTATGCACATACAAACGAAGTACCTGACAGTAAAAAAGCAGTTTTAGAATATCAGTTAATCAAAAAACTAGATAATTATTGTTTATTAGAAATTGATCTTCATACTGGGCGTCATCATCAAATACGCTCACAACTCTCTAGTATTGGTTGCATAATCAAAGGTGATCTGAAATATGGGGCCGATCGGAGTAATAAAGATGGTAGTATTCATTTACATGCCCGAAAGTTATCTTTTATTCATCCCGTTAAAAAAGAGAATATATCTATTATTGCTCCTCCTCCAAAAGACAGTATATGGAATATTTGTTATTAA
- a CDS encoding DMT family transporter, giving the protein MSKSNQHLKNILELNFAMLLISTSGALGRYIDMPVPVIICFRSILAGILLFIFCRWKGISFRTGSKDRLTIILSGVLMGLHWITYFYALKLSNVAIGMLSIFTYPVITALLEPILLKTKFQKIHLLLALLVLLGIYFLVPDLDFSNSYTKAVILGIISALCYSLRNLIMKTKVGNYNGSVLMWYQLIVISILLLPFLFIMDSSGIKNQWLPTLTLALLTTAIGHTLFLASFKRFSITTASIISSVQPVYGIIIGIIFLKEIPVFSTIIGGVLILTSVVVESIRTYR; this is encoded by the coding sequence TTGTCAAAAAGTAACCAACACTTAAAAAATATACTCGAGTTAAATTTTGCAATGTTGCTAATTAGCACCTCGGGAGCATTAGGAAGGTATATCGATATGCCCGTACCTGTGATTATTTGTTTTAGATCTATTCTAGCGGGGATATTGTTATTTATTTTTTGCAGATGGAAAGGCATTTCTTTTAGAACAGGGAGTAAAGATCGACTCACAATTATTTTAAGTGGAGTATTGATGGGATTGCATTGGATTACCTATTTCTATGCTTTAAAACTATCCAATGTTGCTATTGGAATGCTTTCTATATTTACTTATCCAGTTATTACGGCGCTATTAGAACCTATATTATTAAAAACAAAATTTCAGAAAATACATTTACTATTAGCATTGTTAGTGTTACTAGGTATTTATTTTTTGGTTCCTGATCTGGATTTTAGTAATTCATATACAAAAGCAGTAATTTTAGGTATAATCTCTGCTTTGTGCTATTCATTGAGAAACCTTATCATGAAAACCAAAGTAGGCAACTATAATGGTTCGGTATTGATGTGGTATCAATTAATCGTTATTAGCATTCTTCTTTTACCATTTTTATTTATTATGGATAGCTCTGGTATAAAAAACCAATGGTTACCTACCTTAACTTTGGCTTTATTAACCACTGCTATCGGACATACGTTGTTTTTGGCAAGTTTTAAACGATTTTCAATCACAACAGCTAGTATTATCAGTAGTGTGCAACCAGTGTATGGTATTATTATAGGAATCATTTTCTTGAAAGAAATTCCCGTGTTTTCGACAATTATTGGAGGTGTTCTAATTTTAACTTCTGTTGTTGTGGAGAGTATAAGAACATATAGGTAA
- a CDS encoding T9SS type B sorting domain-containing protein, giving the protein MSKIKKVVQELVVFFFLIFAFLGNAQITVDDHSFTVAQLVEDVLVDSPCATVENFSSFTGTNFGINGIGYFESNNSGFEIDRGVILSTGYARSAVGPNGITALSEGDSSGWGGDADLGLVTNTANLFNASYIQFEFVPTIDFISFDFLFASEEYTAGFPCTFSDVFAFILTDSSGNSRNLAVVPGTNIPIKVTTVNEGVDLNYDGDYDDTINQVSECIPKNPNFYNRTIPPGSLAPINFNGYTKVLKASGSVVVGERYTIKLVIAENQDGKYDSAVFLAAGSFDIGGNLGDDRTIAKGNPGCLGESIILTATIGSGSIYVWMKGGIPLAPGDGTTLLAGGEQLEVTQDGTYSVDIDVSGLCTSSDSVDIEFAIPPVIAASPDDLKSCDPESDGIASFDFSNNTLLVLGSQNPSVYKVSYHLNKDDAENYKGSIRENVIATPNDYKNISSPQTIWLRIAESTQTCYTTVPFTITALPIAPITLEEEYTRCLDQEGTLINILPNDIELELDTTQYAFQWYAGLQAVMGNEIPGEINASFTPQVSGDYSIEITNLANGCSISKGIKIVDSYPPEEIKAELISGAFSNSGRYEVTVTGNGQYEYKIDNGDWQESNFFDGVTKAEHTITVRDIKMCGELSTKVELTSGYPEYFTPNRDGFHDSWRIEETKNVSISEVLIFDRYGKLLKDLGVNDNWDGTYRGSQLPASDYWFKVHYIENGVPKVFNSNFSLIR; this is encoded by the coding sequence ATGAGTAAAATTAAAAAAGTAGTTCAGGAATTAGTAGTATTCTTTTTTTTGATATTCGCTTTTTTGGGTAATGCTCAGATCACGGTTGATGACCATTCTTTTACTGTAGCACAATTAGTAGAAGATGTTTTGGTAGATAGCCCTTGTGCAACGGTAGAAAATTTCTCTTCTTTCACAGGAACCAATTTTGGAATTAACGGTATAGGTTATTTTGAATCTAATAATTCTGGTTTTGAGATTGATAGAGGAGTAATTTTAAGTACTGGATATGCAAGAAGTGCCGTTGGTCCAAATGGAATAACTGCTTTGTCTGAAGGGGATAGTTCAGGATGGGGTGGTGATGCTGATCTGGGATTGGTTACTAATACGGCTAATTTATTTAATGCAAGTTATATTCAATTTGAATTTGTTCCAACTATAGATTTTATTAGTTTCGATTTTTTATTTGCATCAGAAGAGTATACCGCAGGTTTTCCTTGTACATTTTCTGATGTCTTTGCTTTTATTCTTACCGACTCTTCAGGAAATTCAAGAAACTTAGCAGTGGTACCAGGTACAAATATTCCTATTAAAGTAACTACGGTTAACGAAGGAGTGGATCTAAATTATGATGGAGATTATGATGATACAATCAATCAAGTTTCAGAGTGTATACCGAAAAACCCAAATTTTTACAATAGAACCATTCCACCTGGAAGTCTTGCTCCAATAAATTTCAATGGTTACACAAAAGTTTTGAAAGCTTCGGGGAGTGTAGTTGTCGGTGAGCGATATACAATTAAACTGGTTATTGCAGAAAATCAAGACGGAAAATATGATTCTGCAGTGTTTTTGGCAGCAGGAAGCTTTGATATTGGAGGAAATCTAGGAGATGATAGAACTATCGCAAAAGGAAATCCTGGTTGTTTAGGAGAATCAATAATATTAACTGCTACTATTGGAAGTGGATCTATCTATGTATGGATGAAAGGTGGCATTCCTTTGGCACCTGGCGACGGAACTACATTACTAGCAGGAGGAGAGCAATTAGAGGTAACACAGGATGGAACATATAGTGTAGATATTGATGTTTCTGGTTTATGCACATCATCTGATTCAGTTGATATAGAATTCGCAATTCCTCCAGTAATAGCAGCCTCACCAGATGACCTTAAATCTTGTGATCCAGAAAGCGATGGTATAGCTTCTTTTGATTTTAGTAACAATACTCTTTTGGTATTAGGAAGTCAGAACCCTTCGGTATATAAAGTATCATATCATCTCAATAAAGACGATGCAGAAAATTATAAGGGATCTATTAGAGAGAATGTAATTGCTACACCTAATGATTATAAAAATATTTCTTCTCCTCAGACGATTTGGCTTAGAATTGCAGAATCAACACAAACATGTTATACTACAGTTCCTTTCACAATTACAGCACTGCCCATAGCTCCAATTACTTTAGAAGAAGAATATACAAGATGTCTGGACCAAGAAGGAACATTAATTAATATATTACCAAATGATATTGAACTAGAATTAGATACTACTCAATATGCTTTTCAGTGGTATGCGGGCCTTCAAGCGGTAATGGGAAATGAAATTCCCGGAGAAATAAATGCATCTTTTACTCCTCAGGTTTCAGGAGATTACTCAATAGAAATAACAAATCTAGCTAATGGATGTTCTATATCCAAAGGTATTAAGATTGTAGACTCGTATCCACCAGAAGAAATTAAAGCAGAATTAATATCAGGAGCATTTTCTAATAGTGGTAGATATGAAGTTACGGTAACCGGAAACGGACAATATGAGTATAAAATAGATAATGGGGATTGGCAAGAATCTAATTTTTTTGATGGTGTTACTAAAGCAGAACATACCATAACCGTCAGAGATATTAAGATGTGTGGTGAACTTAGTACTAAAGTCGAATTGACTTCTGGATATCCAGAGTATTTTACACCAAACAGAGATGGTTTTCATGATTCATGGAGAATTGAAGAAACAAAAAATGTTAGCATTTCTGAAGTGTTAATTTTTGATAGATATGGTAAACTCTTAAAAGATCTTGGTGTAAACGATAATTGGGATGGAACATATAGAGGAAGTCAGTTACCAGCAAGTGATTATTGGTTTAAAGTACATTATATTGAAAATGGTGTGCCCAAAGTGTTTAATTCTAATTTTTCATTAATTCGATAA